The Melospiza melodia melodia isolate bMelMel2 chromosome 23, bMelMel2.pri, whole genome shotgun sequence genome contains a region encoding:
- the DOK2 gene encoding LOW QUALITY PROTEIN: docking protein 2 (The sequence of the model RefSeq protein was modified relative to this genomic sequence to represent the inferred CDS: inserted 2 bases in 1 codon), whose translation MEEAVVKQGWLYLQLQQTFGKKWKKFWAVLYRESPCSTARLELQEGPERPRKAEGGRRLVRLSDCVHVAEAGGDASCPKDTAPFLLETTERRFLLAADGAEAAEWIQRLCELAFPRSQEEPGAAKGXGTEGEFSMEENSLYSSRGKGWERAGLEQAFEVTVRVTPSSQRCRLRGRCILRAGEEALELRHPQSQELLSSWPYRFLRRFGRDKVSVCHQGQPGRRGD comes from the exons AAGTGGAAGAAGTTCTGGGCCGTGCTGTACCGGGAGAGCCCGTGCTCCACGGCgcgcctggagctgcaggagggccCCGAGCGGCCGCGCAAGGCCGAGGGCGGCCGGCGCCTGGTGCGGCTCAGCGACTGCGTGCACGTGGCCGAGGCGGGCGGCGATGCCTCCTGCCCCAAGGACACCGCGCCCTTCCTGCTGGAGACCACGGAGCGGAGATTCCTGCTGGCTGCTGATGGCGCTGAGGCGGCCGAGTGGATCCAGCGGCTCTGCGAGCTGGCGTTCCCG AGGAGCCAGGAGGAGCCGGGAGCAGCCAAAGG GGGCACGGAGGGCGAGTTCTCCATGGAGGAAAATTCCCTGTACAGCTCTCGGGGCAAAGggtgggagcggg CCGGCCTGGAGCAGGCGTTTGAGGTGACCGTGCGGGTGACGCCGTCGTCGCAGCGCTGCCGCCTCCGGGGCCGCTGCATCCTGCGGGCGGGCGAGGAGGCGCTGGAGCTGCGGCACCctcagagccaggagctgctctccagctggcCCTACCGCTTCCTGCGCCGCTTCGGCCGCGACAAGGTCAGTGTGTGCCACCAGGGCCAGCCTGGGCGCCGCGGGGACTGA